A single genomic interval of Coccidioides posadasii str. Silveira chromosome 1, complete sequence harbors:
- a CDS encoding uncharacterized protein (EggNog:ENOG410PYU3~BUSCO:8571at33183): MHASYWARAPSALSHVTRIQRRYASARTPRAPSVRNRLRRPVLSPDFGSVPSPPLELFTSAIDKGPFKQGPNKLGWMEAIDIARKCIAAAQKSTETSSLNLERDIHADLHKICLVSQILGRSPRHSVVTEWIMPKLAHAGNMLAIVSLGYKALSSSTINGQPWLLQKIEILAREGKAWEPMVLHGSILEAKGELRSAANWYQKAIEITKPLDNEINYLSFFIPQGRFPLPLEAFANVQLKLDEIDKAEEAANLGALQYDSPRGYSLLLSALFKNESGWDHIEEYLTKCAMSHDVEACYRLGEIYRLWHLGLEKVEHAGFHGKFLSKKMLRGLLSVSSRYYSPTEYYSMAKEWLELAAAQGHPLASLQMAVLLRDENKAGEALHYRELAGRHPKYAAVATELQEAWEISDADITSIMRKAVEL, from the exons ATGCATGCCTCATATTGGGCCAGGGCCCCGTCGGCATTGTCCCATGTTACGAGGATTCAGCGTCGATACGCGAGTGCTCGGACTCCCAGAGCGCCGTCAGTGCGCAATCGACTACGACGCCCAGTGCTGAGTCCGGACTTTGGGTCAGTCCCCAGCCCGCCATTGGAGCTATTCACCTCTGCCATTGACAAGGGCCCGTTCAAGCAAGGACCCAACAAGCTTGGGTGGATGGAAGCCATCGATATTGCTCGAAAATGCATCGCCGCAGCTCAGAAAAGCACGGAGACCTCTTCGTTGAATTTGGAAAGGGATATCCACGCAG ACTTGCACAAGATTTGTTTGGTATCCCAGATCCTTGGACGCTCACCCAGACACAGTGTTGTGACTGAGTGGATTATGCCAAAACTGGCTCATGCCGGTAACATGCTTGCCATCGTCTCTCTAGGCTATAAGGCGCTTAGCTCTTCCACGATCAATGGACAGCCTTGGCTGCTTCAGAAGATCGAAATACTCGCTCGAGAGGGCAAGGCCTGGGAGCCTATGGTCCTTCACGGATCTATTTTGGAGGCAAAAGGCGAACTGCGGAGCGCAGCAAACTGGTACCAGAAGGCAATCGAAATAACAAAGCCACTGGACAACGAAATCAACTATCTCTCCTTTTTTATCCCGCAAGGCCGGTTTCCACTGCCCTTGGAAGCATTTGCCAACGTCCAACTCAAGCTTGACGAAATCGATAAGGCCGAGGAAGCCGCGAACTTGGGTGCGCTTCAGTATGATAGCCCCCGGGGCTATTCGCTGCTCCTCTCTGCGCTTTTTAAGAATGAAAGTGGGTGGGATCACATCGAAGAATACCTCACGAAATGCGCCATGAGCCATGATGTGGAAGCCTGTTATCGGCTGGGAGAAATATATCGACTCTGGCATCTTGGGTTGGAGAAGGTTGAGCATGCCGGGTTCCACGGCAAATTCTTATCGAAAAAAATGCTTCGGGGGCTGCTATCGGTATCTTCACGCTACTATTCTCCAACGGAATATTATAGTATGGCCAAGGAATGGCTCGAGCTCGCCGCTGCCCAGGGACACCCGTTAGCTTCGCTGCAGATGGCGGTGCTACTCCGTGACGAGAATAAAGCGGGAGAAGCTTTACACTATCGGGAACTTGCCGGAAGGCATCCGAAATACGCAGCCGTTGCTACCGAACTACAAGAAGCGTGGGAAATTTCAGACGCTGACATCACTTCCATCATGCGCAAGGCTGTCGAGCTGTAA